A region from the Lycium barbarum isolate Lr01 chromosome 8, ASM1917538v2, whole genome shotgun sequence genome encodes:
- the LOC132605901 gene encoding monolignol oxidoreductase AtBBE-like 15, with protein sequence MASSISINILFSFIFLFSASCAVSYTIQDQFYQCINLHSDHSIPFSIAFFTPTFNATSFNSVLKSTAENLRWLAPSQQKPLLIFTALIESHVQAAVICAKELKIQLRVRSGGHDFEGISYTSAMKISIPFILLDLAKLRAIKVDIEDNSAWVQAGATVGEVYYRISEKSKTHGYPAGLCTSLGIGGHITGGAYGPMLRKYGLAADNVVDARIVDASGRVLDRSLMGEDLFWAIRGGGGGSFGVLLAWKIRLVPVPSTVTVFTVPKTLETGATKVLNKWQHVAHKIDEDLFIRVMITPANSTKGKKTVQTAYQALFLGKTDRLLDVMNHSFPELGLTRNDCVEMSWIQSVIYIAGYPSNIRPEFLLQGKSLFPKVYYKRKSDFLRQPIPETGLEGMWKLFLQEDSPLLIWNPYGGMMGKILESSIPFPHRKGVICKILYATTWTARESADKHINWIRRLYEYMGTFASKFPREAYVNYRDLDLGMNKNANSSFLEASVWGEKYFKNNYDRLVLVKTKVDPDNFFWHEQSLPILPFKVDKVCSLKNDFGLMSC encoded by the coding sequence ATGGCTTCTTCAATCTCTATCAATATTCTTTTTTCATTCATATTCCTATTTTCAGCTTCATGTGCTGTTTCATATACAATTCAAGATCAATTCTATCAGTGTATTAATCTCCATTCGGACCATTCAATCCCTTTCTCCATAGCTTTCTTCACTCCCACTTTCAATGCTACTTCATTCAACTCTGTCCTTAAATCCACTGCCGAAAATCTAAGATGGTTGGCACCTTCTCAACAAAAACCTCTACTTATTTTCACTGCTTTGATTGAGTCCCATGTCCAAGCAGCAGTCATTTGCGCGAAAGAGCTAAAGATTCAGCTCAGAGTTAGGAGTGGAGGCCATGATTTTGAGGGCATATCTTATACATCAGCAATGAAAATATCAATTCCCTTTATCTTGCTTGACTTAGCTAAACTTCGCGCTATTAAAGTGGACATTGAGGATAATAGTGCTTGGGTTCAAGCTGGTGCGACTGTTGGTGAAGTATACTATAGGATTTCAGAAAAAAGCAAGACACATGGTTACCCTGCTGGCCTATGCACCAGCTTAGGAATTGGTGGGCATATCACTGGAGGAGCTTATGGTCCTATGTTGAGGAAATATGGTCTTGCAGCTGACAATGTTGTCGATGCTCGGATTGTTGATGCCAGTGGCAGAGTTCTTGATAGATCCTTAATGGGGGAAGACCTGTTTTGGGCAATCAGAGGGGGTGGAGGAGGCAGTTTTGGTGTACTTTTGGCTTGGAAAATTAGACTTGTTCCAGTTCCTTCAACTGTGACAGTTTTCACAGTTCCAAAGACACTGGAAACTGGTGCAACAAAAGTCCTAAACAAATGGCAACATGTTGCACACAAGATTGATGAAGATCTCTTCATCAGAGTCATGATAACTCCAGCCAATTCAACAAAGGGGAAGAAAACAGTGCAGACAGCTTACCAAGCATTGTTTCTTGGCAAAACTGATAGGCTTCTTGATGTGATGAATCATAGTTTTCCTGAATTGGGATTGACACGAAATGATTGTGTCGAAATGAGCTGGATTCAATCAGTTATTTATATTGCTGGATATCCAAGTAACATCAGGCCTGAGTTCCTACTTCAAGGGAAGTCATTGTTCCCTAAAGTATACTACAAGCGCAAATCGGATTTTCTCCGTCAACCAATTCCAGAAACTGGACTTGAAGGGATGTGGAAGTTGTTCTTACAAGAAGATTCACCTTTGCTGATATGGAATCCGTATGGCGGAATGATGGGGAAGATATTAGAATCTTCAATTCCATTCCCACACAGAAAAGGGGTCATCTGCAAGATATTGTACGCAACTACTTGGACAGCTAGAGAATCTGCAGATAAACATATCAACTGGATCAGAAGGCTTTATGAGTACATGGGCACTTTTGCTTCCAAGTTTCCTAGAGAAGCTTATGTGAATTATAGAGATCTTGATTTGGGTATGAACAAAAATGCCAACTCAAGTTTCTTGGAAGCTAGTGTTTGGGGGGAAAAGTATTTCAAGAATAATTATGATAGGCTAGTGCTGGTGAAGACTAAGGTTGATCCTGAtaatttcttttggcatgaacaGAGTCTACCAATCCTTCCCTTCAAAGTTGACAAAGTTTGTTCACTGAAGAATGATTTTGGTTTGATGTCATGTTGA